A single Thermosinus carboxydivorans Nor1 DNA region contains:
- the pdxT gene encoding pyridoxal 5'-phosphate synthase glutaminase subunit PdxT, with amino-acid sequence MKVGVLALQGAFREHRWMLERCGVEAVEIRKPQELDDVAGLIIPGGESTTIGKLMIEWGLMDKIKERAANGLAIYGTCAGMILLAKDIIGSDQPRLGLMDTVVRRNAFGRQRESFEADLNVPEFGGKPVRAVFIRAPYIESVGPAVQVLATVNDKIVIARQGKFLATAFHPELTDDDRIHQYFIKMIQE; translated from the coding sequence ATGAAAGTCGGCGTACTTGCCCTGCAGGGCGCTTTCCGCGAGCACCGCTGGATGCTGGAGCGGTGCGGGGTAGAAGCGGTAGAAATCCGCAAACCCCAAGAGCTTGATGATGTCGCCGGGCTTATCATCCCTGGCGGTGAGAGCACGACAATTGGCAAACTGATGATCGAGTGGGGCCTCATGGATAAAATTAAGGAGCGGGCCGCCAATGGTCTTGCCATCTACGGCACTTGCGCCGGCATGATCCTGCTGGCGAAAGACATTATCGGCAGCGACCAGCCCCGGCTGGGCCTGATGGACACCGTGGTGCGGCGCAATGCTTTCGGCCGCCAGCGCGAGAGTTTTGAGGCCGACCTTAACGTGCCGGAATTTGGCGGCAAGCCGGTGCGGGCCGTCTTTATCCGTGCTCCTTATATCGAGAGCGTTGGTCCGGCGGTCCAGGTACTGGCGACCGTGAATGACAAAATCGTTATCGCTCGGCAAGGGAAATTCCTGGCGACGGCTTTCCATCCGGAACTGACGGACGATGACCGCATCCATCAATACTTTATTAAAATGATACAGGAATAA
- the pdxS gene encoding pyridoxal 5'-phosphate synthase lyase subunit PdxS, with protein MEQGTFRVKAGLAEMLKGGVIMDVTTPEQAKIAEQAGACAVMALERVPADIRAAGGVARMADPTVILRIMDAVTIPVMAKARIGHFVEAQILEALGVDYIDESEVLTPADDKFHINKHQFKVPFVCGAKNLGEALRRIGEGAAMIRTKGEPGTGNVVEAVKHMRQVMSEIRTLVNLPDDEVPAFAKNIGAPLELVLETKKLGRLPVVNFAAGGIATPADAALMMQLGCDGIFVGSGIFKSGDPVKRAKAIVAATTYYNDPQVLAEVSKDLGEPMVGIEISTIAPHERMQERGW; from the coding sequence ATGGAACAAGGTACTTTTCGGGTAAAAGCTGGCCTGGCGGAAATGCTGAAAGGCGGCGTAATAATGGACGTAACAACGCCGGAACAGGCGAAAATTGCCGAGCAGGCGGGCGCGTGCGCCGTTATGGCCCTTGAGCGGGTGCCGGCCGATATCCGGGCAGCTGGCGGGGTGGCGCGCATGGCTGACCCGACAGTTATCCTACGCATCATGGATGCCGTAACCATCCCGGTTATGGCCAAGGCTAGAATCGGCCATTTCGTGGAGGCGCAAATTCTGGAGGCGCTGGGTGTTGACTATATCGATGAGAGTGAAGTGCTCACTCCCGCTGATGATAAGTTCCATATCAACAAGCATCAGTTCAAAGTGCCTTTCGTTTGTGGCGCGAAAAATTTGGGCGAGGCGCTGCGCCGCATCGGGGAAGGGGCGGCCATGATCCGCACCAAAGGCGAGCCGGGTACGGGCAATGTCGTCGAGGCTGTAAAGCATATGCGCCAAGTGATGAGCGAGATTCGCACACTGGTCAATCTGCCTGATGACGAAGTGCCGGCGTTTGCCAAAAACATTGGGGCGCCGCTCGAACTGGTATTGGAAACGAAGAAACTGGGTCGGCTGCCAGTCGTCAACTTTGCCGCCGGCGGGATTGCTACTCCGGCTGATGCCGCGCTGATGATGCAGCTGGGCTGCGACGGTATTTTCGTCGGTTCCGGCATCTTTAAGTCCGGCGATCCGGTTAAGCGGGCCAAGGCGATTGTGGCGGCGACCACTTATTACAACGATCCTCAGGTGTTGGCCGAAGTGTCGAAAGACCTGGGCGAGCCCATGGTGGGTATCGAAATTTCGACGATTGCGCCCCATGAGCGCATGCAGGAACGGGGCTGGTAA